From the genome of Biomphalaria glabrata chromosome 1, xgBioGlab47.1, whole genome shotgun sequence, one region includes:
- the LOC106078701 gene encoding keratin-associated protein 16-1-like yields the protein MPMTEGKMSLEKLLTNIEAQLQGDTCNVEAVGELIHNYKSNKVDWEKYAFSNPAEGYSRNLVVEKPGQFNALILCWQPGKGSKIHAHEGSNCFLKVLQGELREEMFAWPTKVGQMIPREEKIYTDGDLNLMTDDKGLHRVTNNNKSEMTISLHIYLPPFRHCSWFEEETGQEVRAEMTFTSIEGKRTEVKGRYNPLAGTSTEQQLSIMFTDVSKCCPEKCGNPKCAKQCEDTCCPKKCDRPKCAKQCEDTCCPKKCDGPKCAKQCEDTCCPKMCDGPKCAKQCEDSCCPEKCGDGPKCAKQCEDTCCPKKCDGPKCAKLCEDSCCPEKCGDGPKCAKLCEESCCPEKCDDCPKCAKHCEDTCCPEKCDGPKCAKQCEDTCFPKKCDGPKCAKQCEDSCCPEKCGDGPKCAKQCEDTCCPKKCDGPKCAKLCEDSCCPEKCGDSPKCAKQCKDTCCPKKCDGPKCAKLCEDSCCPEKCGDGPKCAKHCEDSCCPEKCDDGPKCAKHCEDTCCPEKCDGPKCAKQCEDTCCPKKCDGPKCAKQCEDSCCTEKCGDGPKCAKQCEDTCCPKKCDGPKCAKLCEDSCCPEKCGDGPKCAKHCEDTCCPEKCDGPKCAKHCEDSCCPEKCDDGPKCAKLCEDSCCPEKCGDGPKCAKHFEDSCCPEKCDDGPKCAKQCENSCCTEKCDDGPKCAKHCEDTCCPEKCDGPKCAKQCEDTCCPKKCDGPKCVKQCEDSCCPEKCGDGPKCAKQCEDTCCPKKCDGPKCAKLCEDSCCHEKCIDGPKCAKHFEDSCCPEKCDDGLKGAKQCEDTCCHEKCGDGPKCAKHCEDSCCPEKCDGPKCAKQCEDSCCPEKHCG from the exons AT GCCAATGACCGAAGGAAAAATGAGCTTAGAGAAGCTTCTCACCAATATTGAAGCACAGCTTCAAGGGGACACCTGCAATGTTGAAGCTGTTGGAGAATTGATCCACAATTACAAAAGTAACAAAGTTGACTGGGAGAAGTATGCTTTCTCCAACCCTGCTGAAGG GTACAGCAGAAATTTAGTTGTGGAAAAACCTGGCCAATTCAATGCCTTGATTCTGTGCTGGCAACCTGGCAAAGGAAGCAAGATCCATGCCCACGAAGGATCAAACTGTTTCTTAAAG GTTCTTCAGGGGGAACTGAGGGAGGAGATGTTTGCTTGGCCAACTAAAGTAGGTCAGATGATACCGAGAGAAGAAAAGATTTATACCGATGGGGATCTTAACTTAATGACTG atgataaAGGTTTGCACCGTGttaccaacaacaacaaaagcgaAATGACCATCTCTCTTCACATTTACTT acctcCCTTCAGGCACTGCTCCTGGTTTGAGGAGGAGACAGGACAGGAAGTACGTGCAGAAATGACCTTCACATCAATTGAAGGAAAGCGAACG GAAGTAAAAGGACGTTACAATCCATTGGCTGGAACCTCCACCGAGCAGCAGCTTTCTATCATGTTTACTGATGTCAGCAAATGTTGTCCTGAGAAGTGTGGTAACCCAAAGTGTGCTAAACAGTGTGAAGACACTTGTTGTCCTAAGAAATGTGATCGCCCAAAGTGTGCTAAACAGTGTGAAGACACTTGTTGTCCTAAGAAATGCGATGGCCCCAAGTGTGCTAAACAGTGTGAAGACACGTGTTGTCCTAAAATGTGCGATGGCCCAAAATGTGCTAAACAGTGTGAAGACTCATGTTGCCCTGAGAAGTGCGGTGATGGCCCAAAGTGTGCTAAACAGTGTGAAGACACGTGTTGTCCTAAAAAGTGCGATGGCCCAAAATGTGCTAAACTGTGTGAAGACTCATGTTGCCCTGAGAAGTGCGGTGATGGCCCAAAGTGTGCTAAACTGTGTGAAGAATCATGTTGTCCTGAGAAGTGCGATGATTGCCCAAAGTGTGCTAAACATTGTGAAGACACGTGTTGTCCTGAGAAATGCGATGGCCCAAAGTGTGCTAAACAGTGTGAAGACACATGTTTTCCTAAAAAGTGCGATGGCCCAAAATGTGCTAAACAGTGTGAAGACTCATGTTGCCCTGAGAAGTGCGGTGATGGCCCAAAGTGTGCTAAACAGTGTGAAGACACGTGTTGTCCTAAAAAGTGCGATGGCCCAAAATGTGCTAAACTGTGTGAAGACTCATGTTGCCCTGAGAAGTGCGGTGATAGCCCAAAGTGTGCTAAACAGTGTAAAGACACGTGTTGTCCTAAAAAATGCGATGGCCCAAAATGTGCTAAACTGTGTGAAGACTCATGTTGCCCTGAGAAGTGCGGTGATGGCCCAAAGTGTGCTAAACATTGTGAAGACTCATGTTGTCCTGAGAAGTGCGATGATGGCCCAAAGTGTGCTAAACATTGTGAAGACACGTGTTGTCCTGAGAAATGCGATGGCCCGAAGTGTGCTAAACAGTGTGAAGACACATGTTGTCCTAAAAAGTGCGATGGCCCAAAATGTGCTAAACAGTGTGAAGACTCATGTTGCACTGAGAAGTGCGGTGATGGCCCAAAGTGTGCTAAACAGTGTGAAGACACATGTTGTCCTAAAAAGTGCGATGGCCCAAAATGTGCTAAACTGTGTGAAGACTCATGTTGCCCTGAGAAGTGCGGTGATGGCCCAAAGTGTGCTAAACATTGTGAAGACACGTGTTGTCCTGAGAAATGCGATGGCCCAAAGTGTGCTAAACATTGTGAAGACTCATGTTGTCCTGAGAAGTGCGATGATGGCCCAAAATGTGCTAAACTGTGTGAAGACTCATGTTGCCCTGAGAAGTGCGGTGATGGCCCAAAGTGTGCTAAACATTTTGAAGACTCGTGTTGTCCTGAGAAGTGCGATGATGGCCCAAAGTGTGCTAAACAGTGTGAAAACTCATGTTGTACTGAGAAGTGCGATGATGGCCCAAAGTGTGCTAAACATTGTGAAGACACGTGTTGTCCTGAGAAATGCGATGGCCCAAAGTGTGCTAAACAGTGTGAAGACACATGTTGTCCTAAAAAGTGCGATGGCCCAAAATGTGTTAAACAGTGTGAAGACTCATGTTGCCCTGAGAAGTGCGGTGATGGCCCAAAGTGTGCTAAACAGTGTGAAGACACGTGTTGTCCTAAAAAGTGCGATGGCCCAAAATGTGCTAAACTGTGTGAAGACTCATGTTGCCATGAGAAGTGCATTGATGGCCCAAAGTGTGCTAAACATTTTGAAGACTCGTGTTGTCCTGAGAAGTGCGATGATGGCCTAAAGGGTGCTAAACAGTGTGAAGACACGTGTTGTCACGAGAAGTGCGGTGACGGCCCAAAGTGTGCTAAACATTGTGAAGACTCATGTTGCCCTGAGAAGTGCGATGGTCCAAAGTGTGCTAAACAGTGTGAAGACTCATGTTGTCCTGAGAAGCATTGTGGCTAA
- the LOC106079456 gene encoding cysteine dioxygenase-like isoform X2 — MGLQELIWRLMKDQDREEYTELLRTCNIPVQEWRRYAFLGHRQGCSRNLIYEDKDRFALTLCCWDPGYQNEIHDHNDSACYFKILHGIMQETHFQDNERKADKEYGVGDVCHMSRRGGTHQMTNVSKTERAVSLHLYIPPFNTYQVFNQSSPHGEHREATFVSRYGFSMDQENNQLGDF, encoded by the exons ATGGGGCTACAAGAACTTATTTGGAGACTGATGAAAGATCAGGATCGAGAGGAATATACTGAACTCTTAAGAACCTGCAACATCCCCGTTCAGGAATGGAGGAGATACGCGTTTCTAGGACACAGACAGGG GTGTAGCAGAAATTTGATTTATGAGGACAAGGACAGGTTCGCCTTGACCTTGTGCTGCTGGGATCCAGgctatcagaatgaaattcatGATCACAATGATTCAGCGTGCTATTTCAAG ATTCTACACGGAATTATGCAAGAAACACATTTCCAGGACAATGAACGTAAAGCAGACAAGGAGTACGGAGTGGGTGACGTCTGTCACATGTCCA GACGTGGCGGAACTCATCAAATGACGAATGTGAGTAAGACGGAACGAGCTGTTTCACTGCATCTCTACAT CCCTCCATTTAATACTTACCAAGTCTTCAATCAATCAAGTCCACATGGTGAACATCGTGAAGCTACATTTGTATCAAGATATGGATTTTCT aTGGATCAAGAGAACAATCAGCTGGGTGATTTTTAA
- the LOC106062153 gene encoding cysteine dioxygenase 1-like isoform X2: MARLQELILSLREKVIQRSDGIDELLTNFQITFEDCKKYAFVKDSKGCSRNLIFDEPEVCRLTLSVWKPGFQNRIHDHGQSHCYFKVILGLLEETHFRDGRHVADSVYKEGQVCHMTDTGACHQMKNNHDGYSVSLHVYIPPFDRCNTYDEAGGAAIPVTPSFISRYGFAVDRESRRLLDVLNIRPIIQM, from the exons ATGGCAAG ACTTCAAGAACTCATTTTGAGTCTCAGGGAAAAGGTCATACAACGTTCAGATGGCATTGATGAACTGTTAACCAACTTCCAGATTACATTCGAGGATTGCAAAAAGTATGCTTTTGTCAAAGATTCAAAAGG GTGCAGCCGAAATCTCATTTTTGATGAGCCTGAAGTGTGTCGTCTCACTTTGAGTGTATGGAAACCAGGTTTTCAAAATAGAATACACGACCACGGCCAATCTCATTGCTACTTCAAG gtTATACTTGGCTTATTAGAAGAAACCCATTTCCGAGACGGACGTCACGTTGCTGATAGTGTATACAAGGAGGGTCAAGTGTGTCACATGACCG ACACAGGAGCCTGTCATCAAATGAAAAACAACCATGATGGCTACTCTGTTTCTCTTCATGTCTACAT ACCGCCTTTTGATAGGTGTAACACGTACGATGAAGCAGGTGGAGCTGCCATACCCGTAACGCCCTCGTTTATTTCACGCTACGGGTTTGCG GTGGACCGAGAAAGCAGACGTTTACTTGATGTATTGAACATTAGGCCTATAATCCAAATGTAA
- the LOC106062153 gene encoding cysteine dioxygenase 1-like isoform X1, with protein sequence MASNSRVGHLLTLQELILSLREKVIQRSDGIDELLTNFQITFEDCKKYAFVKDSKGCSRNLIFDEPEVCRLTLSVWKPGFQNRIHDHGQSHCYFKVILGLLEETHFRDGRHVADSVYKEGQVCHMTDTGACHQMKNNHDGYSVSLHVYIPPFDRCNTYDEAGGAAIPVTPSFISRYGFAVDRESRRLLDVLNIRPIIQM encoded by the exons ATGGCAAG CAATTCTAGAGTTGGCCACCTTCTGAC ACTTCAAGAACTCATTTTGAGTCTCAGGGAAAAGGTCATACAACGTTCAGATGGCATTGATGAACTGTTAACCAACTTCCAGATTACATTCGAGGATTGCAAAAAGTATGCTTTTGTCAAAGATTCAAAAGG GTGCAGCCGAAATCTCATTTTTGATGAGCCTGAAGTGTGTCGTCTCACTTTGAGTGTATGGAAACCAGGTTTTCAAAATAGAATACACGACCACGGCCAATCTCATTGCTACTTCAAG gtTATACTTGGCTTATTAGAAGAAACCCATTTCCGAGACGGACGTCACGTTGCTGATAGTGTATACAAGGAGGGTCAAGTGTGTCACATGACCG ACACAGGAGCCTGTCATCAAATGAAAAACAACCATGATGGCTACTCTGTTTCTCTTCATGTCTACAT ACCGCCTTTTGATAGGTGTAACACGTACGATGAAGCAGGTGGAGCTGCCATACCCGTAACGCCCTCGTTTATTTCACGCTACGGGTTTGCG GTGGACCGAGAAAGCAGACGTTTACTTGATGTATTGAACATTAGGCCTATAATCCAAATGTAA
- the LOC106079456 gene encoding cysteine dioxygenase-like isoform X1 → MGLQELIWRLMKDQDREEYTELLRTCNIPVQEWRRYAFLGHRQGCSRNLIYEDKDRFALTLCCWDPGYQNEIHDHNDSACYFKILHGIMQETHFQDNERKADKEYGVGDVCHMSSRTWRNSSNDESLHLILTKSSINQVHMVNIVKLHLYQDMDFLWIKRTISWVIFNAMSYIFFYFCFLC, encoded by the exons ATGGGGCTACAAGAACTTATTTGGAGACTGATGAAAGATCAGGATCGAGAGGAATATACTGAACTCTTAAGAACCTGCAACATCCCCGTTCAGGAATGGAGGAGATACGCGTTTCTAGGACACAGACAGGG GTGTAGCAGAAATTTGATTTATGAGGACAAGGACAGGTTCGCCTTGACCTTGTGCTGCTGGGATCCAGgctatcagaatgaaattcatGATCACAATGATTCAGCGTGCTATTTCAAG ATTCTACACGGAATTATGCAAGAAACACATTTCCAGGACAATGAACGTAAAGCAGACAAGGAGTACGGAGTGGGTGACGTCTGTCACATGTCCAGTAG GACGTGGCGGAACTCATCAAATGACGAAT CCCTCCATTTAATACTTACCAAGTCTTCAATCAATCAAGTCCACATGGTGAACATCGTGAAGCTACATTTGTATCAAGATATGGATTTTCT aTGGATCAAGAGAACAATCAGCTGGGTGATTTTTAACGCaatgtcatatatttttttttatttttgttttttatgttga